In the genome of Leptospira inadai serovar Lyme str. 10, one region contains:
- a CDS encoding MBOAT family O-acyltransferase, translating into MLFNTFVFLLFFLVVYAIFLVLGNFAKRYPLAARGQNLWLLAASYFFYGWWDWIFLTLIIVSTFVDYSAALGINGARNQTQKRIFLWFSILSNLGILFTMKYFNFFADSFIYEWNALSGLLGWGAVGGSHSLLLRSIVLPVGISFYTFQTMSYTIDVYRGQIPVEKDFFDFALFVTYFPQLVAGPIERAGDLIPQLKKPKFPNSAILLEGVWDILLGYFLKVYVADNLGPLVDQVYFPNKEAYLAHTDHALGMGGGQVLSATLGFLIQIYCDFAGYSFIALGVSRFLGVQLTVNFETPEYSATPIELWTRWHVTLNRWFREYVYFPLGGSRTTRTKQIRNILLVFGLSGLWHGANWTFITWGLLNGIFTVIYMSILWNFPPTADAPEKPVWIRIPIAIGSRLLTFLLFALSAVGFRAYDTNHMLLLYSQIFSPWNLTDQVNGILSVGHYFWEMLRIALPLLVIDYFVYTRKDRYFLLKKGPILQALVFILLFGTIILKGIFGKEVIYFAF; encoded by the coding sequence ATGCTTTTCAACACATTCGTATTTTTACTCTTTTTTCTAGTCGTTTATGCAATCTTTTTGGTCTTAGGTAATTTTGCCAAAAGATACCCTTTGGCTGCGAGAGGACAAAATCTCTGGTTACTAGCCGCGTCTTATTTTTTTTACGGCTGGTGGGACTGGATATTTCTTACTCTTATCATAGTAAGCACCTTCGTGGATTATTCCGCGGCACTCGGAATTAACGGCGCTCGGAATCAAACCCAAAAAAGGATTTTTCTTTGGTTCTCGATTCTTTCCAATTTAGGCATCCTATTCACGATGAAGTATTTCAACTTTTTTGCGGATAGCTTCATCTACGAATGGAACGCTTTGTCGGGTCTTTTAGGATGGGGGGCTGTCGGGGGAAGTCATTCGTTATTATTGCGATCCATCGTATTACCGGTAGGAATCAGTTTTTACACTTTCCAAACCATGTCGTATACGATCGACGTGTATAGAGGTCAAATCCCCGTCGAAAAGGACTTTTTTGATTTCGCGTTATTCGTCACTTACTTCCCTCAACTTGTCGCCGGACCGATCGAACGCGCCGGAGATCTGATTCCTCAATTAAAGAAACCTAAATTTCCAAACTCTGCGATTTTATTGGAAGGGGTTTGGGATATCCTTCTCGGTTATTTTTTGAAAGTCTATGTCGCGGATAATTTAGGACCTCTCGTCGATCAGGTTTACTTTCCGAACAAAGAAGCTTACCTAGCCCACACGGACCACGCCCTGGGAATGGGTGGAGGCCAGGTTCTCTCGGCCACCTTGGGTTTTCTAATACAGATTTATTGCGACTTTGCCGGGTATTCTTTTATCGCACTGGGAGTATCCCGTTTTCTGGGAGTCCAACTGACGGTCAATTTCGAGACTCCGGAATATTCCGCGACTCCGATAGAGTTATGGACTCGATGGCACGTAACCTTAAATCGGTGGTTTCGAGAATACGTGTATTTTCCATTAGGCGGAAGCCGCACGACCAGAACAAAACAAATTCGTAATATACTTCTCGTATTCGGTCTTTCAGGTCTTTGGCACGGCGCCAACTGGACGTTCATCACCTGGGGGCTCTTAAACGGTATATTTACCGTAATCTACATGAGCATTTTATGGAATTTTCCTCCGACTGCGGATGCTCCCGAAAAACCGGTTTGGATCCGAATTCCGATCGCAATCGGCAGCCGTCTGCTTACTTTCTTACTATTCGCCTTAAGTGCAGTCGGTTTTCGAGCCTACGATACGAATCATATGCTCCTACTTTATTCCCAAATTTTTTCACCGTGGAATCTCACAGATCAAGTGAACGGAATATTATCCGTAGGCCATTATTTCTGGGAGATGCTCCGAATCGCATTGCCGCTTTTAGTTATCGATTACTTCGTTTATACACGAAAAGACAGATACTTCCTTTTAAAGAAAGGCCCGATTTTACAGGCATTGGTTTTTATTCTATTGTTCGGAACGATAATACTCAAGGGAATATTCGGAAAGGAGGTCATCTACTTTGCGTTCTAA
- a CDS encoding STAS domain-containing protein, whose amino-acid sequence MEITVQDDIHIIKISGSILQSDSEELDRNLSDHNFDPSPKVIIDLTEVSHICSTALGILVSYKKKFNSAEGDIIIVVNDEDLLQLFEITMLDKVFKVVPTIDDAFDEFKLGN is encoded by the coding sequence ATGGAAATTACGGTTCAAGACGACATTCATATCATCAAGATCTCCGGATCCATCCTCCAATCGGACAGCGAGGAATTGGACCGTAACCTTAGCGATCACAATTTCGACCCTTCCCCTAAAGTCATTATCGATCTTACGGAAGTGAGTCATATCTGTTCGACCGCTCTCGGGATTTTAGTTTCTTACAAGAAAAAATTCAATTCTGCGGAAGGGGATATTATTATCGTTGTGAACGATGAGGATCTGCTTCAACTCTTTGAAATTACGATGCTCGATAAAGTGTTTAAAGTCGTTCCTACGATTGATGACGCTTTTGATGAATTCAAATTGGGAAATTGA
- the rdgB gene encoding RdgB/HAM1 family non-canonical purine NTP pyrophosphatase, which produces MKSLVIASNNAHKIREIRSILSPLGIELKTPRELGIECDPEETGTTFQENALLKARELYSLSGLPSLADDSGICVEALSGEPGIHSARFGGEGLDDEGRARLLLERMQGKENRDAKYVCVIALVDGDSESTFEGECRGKIAEDYDRTGFGFGYDPVFYFPPFQVRFSQVSEERKNTISHRRVALDRLVSYLKANLQS; this is translated from the coding sequence TTGAAATCCCTCGTAATCGCATCCAATAACGCTCATAAAATTCGAGAAATTCGGTCCATACTAAGCCCTCTAGGAATCGAGCTAAAGACTCCTAGGGAGCTTGGCATCGAATGCGATCCGGAAGAGACCGGGACAACCTTCCAAGAAAACGCCTTACTGAAAGCGAGAGAATTGTACTCCCTCAGCGGACTTCCATCCTTAGCGGATGATTCGGGAATCTGCGTCGAAGCTTTGAGCGGAGAACCCGGAATCCATTCCGCAAGATTCGGAGGAGAAGGATTGGACGATGAAGGAAGAGCCCGACTCCTTTTGGAAAGAATGCAAGGCAAGGAAAACAGAGACGCGAAATATGTCTGCGTTATTGCTCTTGTCGACGGCGACTCCGAATCGACGTTCGAAGGGGAATGTAGAGGTAAAATCGCGGAAGACTATGATAGAACCGGATTCGGGTTCGGCTACGATCCGGTATTTTATTTTCCACCGTTCCAAGTTCGTTTTTCGCAAGTAAGCGAAGAAAGGAAAAATACGATTTCACATCGTAGAGTCGCTTTGGATCGCCTAGTCTCTTACCTAAAAGCGAATCTCCAATCCTAG
- a CDS encoding ATP-binding cassette domain-containing protein, producing MISVSGLSLNFGKKVLFENVTLKFKEGCRYGLIGANGSGKSTFMKILAGLEQAAAGSIAIDVGVKVGYLKQDHYEYENETVLNTVMMGNKELWEIAKERDEIYSKPEMSDEDGIRVSELEESFGEMGGYEAESVAGELLEGLGIPTNIHSQTLSFLTGGFKLRVLLAQVLFQKPDVLLLDEPTNHLDIKTIHWLESFLLNYKGVVVVISHDRHFINSIATHIADLDYQTMTVYPGNYDEYMEAAQASRERSVADNKRAKEKIAELQEFVSRFSANAAKSKQATSRQKMIEKIKDNMVEIRPSSRQFPYIVFKMKRPLGKDVIIADEVSKGYEDRVIFKNFTINITKGEKIAIIGTNGVGKTTLLKTLMKEIEPDSGTVVFGESVEASVFPQDHREGIGQDADTIVEWLYRYAPPGTEMEEIRAILGRMLFSGEMAKKPTQVLSGGEKSRIILGRMILAQDNLLALDEPTNHLDLESIESLNYALTKFEGTVLFVSHDREFVSSIATRVLEVTTEGIRDFKGTYEEFLEREGVEFYKRLAGGPVLAESN from the coding sequence ATGATCAGCGTGTCAGGTCTTTCTCTAAATTTCGGTAAGAAGGTCCTCTTTGAAAATGTAACCTTGAAGTTCAAGGAGGGGTGTCGTTACGGATTGATCGGAGCTAACGGATCCGGTAAATCGACTTTTATGAAAATTTTAGCCGGCTTGGAGCAAGCGGCGGCAGGTTCGATTGCGATAGATGTCGGCGTTAAGGTCGGTTATCTTAAACAGGATCATTACGAATACGAAAACGAAACCGTGCTGAATACGGTCATGATGGGCAATAAGGAACTTTGGGAGATCGCTAAGGAACGAGACGAGATTTATTCCAAACCTGAAATGTCCGATGAAGATGGAATTCGAGTTTCCGAACTGGAAGAATCCTTCGGCGAAATGGGTGGATACGAAGCCGAAAGCGTCGCGGGGGAATTGCTCGAAGGCCTTGGAATTCCGACTAATATTCATAGCCAAACCCTTTCTTTCTTAACCGGAGGATTTAAACTTCGCGTCCTATTGGCACAAGTTCTATTCCAAAAACCTGATGTATTACTTTTGGACGAACCTACCAACCACTTGGATATCAAAACCATTCACTGGCTGGAATCTTTTCTTTTAAATTATAAGGGAGTCGTCGTGGTGATATCCCATGACCGTCACTTCATAAACTCGATCGCTACTCATATTGCGGATTTGGATTACCAGACCATGACGGTCTATCCGGGAAATTACGACGAATATATGGAAGCCGCTCAAGCCTCCCGTGAGAGAAGTGTTGCCGATAATAAACGCGCTAAGGAAAAAATCGCCGAGTTACAGGAATTCGTAAGCCGGTTCAGCGCCAACGCCGCTAAATCGAAGCAGGCCACTTCCCGTCAGAAGATGATCGAAAAAATCAAAGATAATATGGTGGAAATTCGTCCATCCTCAAGACAATTTCCTTACATCGTGTTTAAAATGAAACGTCCTCTCGGTAAGGATGTGATTATCGCGGATGAAGTTTCCAAGGGTTATGAAGACAGAGTCATATTTAAGAACTTTACCATTAATATTACGAAAGGCGAAAAGATCGCGATTATCGGCACCAACGGCGTAGGTAAAACGACGCTTCTTAAAACTTTAATGAAGGAAATCGAACCGGACTCGGGCACCGTCGTTTTTGGGGAATCGGTAGAAGCTTCCGTATTTCCGCAGGACCATCGCGAAGGAATCGGGCAGGATGCGGATACAATCGTAGAGTGGCTGTATCGGTACGCTCCTCCGGGAACCGAAATGGAAGAGATTCGAGCCATTTTAGGAAGAATGCTTTTTAGCGGAGAAATGGCAAAGAAGCCAACACAGGTTCTTTCCGGTGGAGAAAAGTCCAGAATTATTCTCGGTAGAATGATTCTGGCTCAGGACAATCTTCTCGCGCTGGACGAACCCACCAATCACCTCGACCTTGAATCCATCGAATCGTTGAACTACGCGTTGACCAAGTTCGAAGGGACCGTCTTATTCGTTTCCCATGACCGCGAATTCGTTTCTTCGATCGCGACTCGAGTATTGGAAGTGACTACCGAAGGTATCCGCGACTTTAAGGGAACGTACGAAGAATTTTTGGAACGAGAAGGTGTGGAGTTCTACAAACGACTCGCAGGTGGTCCGGTACTGGCGGAATCGAATTAA
- a CDS encoding FAD-dependent oxidoreductase — MKIAIIGSGIAGLSACWYLGKEHEVTLIERHALVGMDAHGTDLDWNGKSIRIDVPFRAFKKNYYPCLLDLFKEADIAVRPVDYSFSLNYGDGTTYFGFSTFALGGNFFPIPYIACFSNSNSRKIFSDAMRFYEESENQLETLNEEQLTISDFLRKFRYSREFEDQYLIPMFSTINTCTSESAKNYPAEAVIRYHSKGLKFLRFLTAEKGTRDITNRLASRASKILLNSEPKQIVLNGNKVRLLFDNHEEYFDRVVIAAPANRAVSMLPDEHSREKELLSSFKYESSEVVTHSDPKFMPKQKKHWAPMCFALSKDGSRATATILLNKVLPEMGGTPVFQTWNPLIEPQPDSILSRSKFERPVIDLASKEMIRELKELQEMPGRKVWLCGSYARYGIPLLEAGVSTALDVKNWVESSIIKA, encoded by the coding sequence ATGAAAATTGCAATCATAGGAAGCGGAATAGCAGGTCTTAGCGCTTGTTGGTATTTAGGAAAAGAGCACGAAGTTACGTTAATCGAAAGACATGCACTTGTCGGAATGGATGCTCACGGGACCGATTTGGACTGGAACGGTAAATCGATCAGAATCGACGTCCCCTTTCGAGCTTTTAAAAAAAATTATTATCCGTGTCTCTTGGACTTATTCAAAGAGGCGGATATCGCCGTTAGACCCGTAGACTATTCGTTTTCCTTAAACTACGGAGACGGAACCACGTATTTCGGATTCTCCACCTTTGCATTGGGAGGGAATTTTTTTCCGATACCTTACATCGCCTGCTTTTCCAATTCCAATTCAAGGAAGATATTTTCGGATGCGATGCGATTTTACGAGGAATCGGAAAATCAATTAGAAACATTGAATGAAGAACAGCTGACGATTTCGGATTTTTTGCGTAAGTTTAGATATTCTCGAGAATTCGAAGACCAATATTTAATACCGATGTTTTCGACCATCAATACTTGCACTTCCGAAAGCGCTAAGAATTACCCTGCAGAAGCCGTGATTCGATATCACTCCAAAGGCCTAAAATTTTTGCGATTTTTAACTGCGGAAAAAGGTACTCGAGATATCACGAACCGTTTAGCCTCACGGGCTTCTAAAATACTGTTGAATTCCGAACCGAAACAAATCGTTCTTAACGGAAATAAGGTTCGATTGCTATTCGATAACCATGAAGAATATTTCGATCGAGTCGTGATTGCGGCTCCTGCAAATCGAGCGGTGTCCATGCTTCCCGACGAACACTCGAGAGAAAAAGAATTACTTTCGTCGTTCAAGTACGAGTCTTCGGAAGTCGTAACGCATTCCGATCCTAAATTTATGCCCAAGCAAAAAAAGCATTGGGCCCCGATGTGTTTCGCTCTTTCCAAGGACGGTTCGAGAGCCACCGCGACGATTTTACTGAATAAGGTTTTGCCGGAAATGGGAGGTACACCAGTATTCCAAACTTGGAATCCACTGATCGAACCTCAACCCGATTCGATTTTAAGTCGTTCCAAATTCGAGCGACCGGTCATCGATTTGGCTTCTAAGGAAATGATACGGGAATTGAAAGAACTGCAGGAAATGCCCGGTAGAAAGGTCTGGCTTTGCGGTTCGTATGCACGGTATGGGATTCCGTTATTGGAAGCAGGAGTGTCCACGGCGCTAGACGTAAAAAATTGGGTCGAATCGTCCATCATTAAGGCCTAG
- a CDS encoding class I SAM-dependent methyltransferase, with protein sequence MLRQTMNLFFRGKVDAAPSTLTHLYLNGLGGTSWANLGYWKNASDYPTACFDLALLTGKKAELSSSDLLLDLGFGCGDQLLVWNQKFRVLPEHITAINSSIEQFQFAQRMLESRNLAVDLRLESIELLNKIPTASYDKIVCLDSAYFFPDRERFMKEAFRILRSNGIFTSAEIILNGETLNWWNETIRKIVCSMAGIPSSNRMTTETLRNLNSSIGFREASFEYIDEFVFNGFAEFIRKNLHSKNSRFPKQAVKRYNDFADFLRSDRRRKFFRYAIYSLKKR encoded by the coding sequence ATGCTTCGACAAACCATGAATTTATTCTTTCGCGGGAAAGTCGATGCGGCTCCAAGTACGTTGACCCACCTTTATTTAAACGGTTTAGGCGGAACTTCTTGGGCAAATCTAGGTTACTGGAAAAATGCGTCGGATTATCCGACTGCTTGCTTCGATTTAGCGCTTCTGACAGGAAAGAAGGCCGAGCTTTCTTCTTCCGATCTTCTTTTGGATTTAGGATTCGGTTGCGGAGATCAACTTCTCGTTTGGAATCAGAAATTTCGCGTTTTGCCGGAACATATAACTGCAATTAATTCATCTATCGAACAATTTCAATTCGCTCAAAGGATGCTCGAGTCGAGAAATCTCGCCGTAGATCTTCGTCTCGAGAGTATCGAACTCTTGAATAAAATTCCTACCGCTAGCTACGATAAGATCGTTTGTTTGGATAGCGCATATTTCTTTCCCGATCGAGAGCGTTTTATGAAAGAAGCGTTTCGAATTCTCCGATCGAACGGAATCTTTACTTCCGCGGAAATCATCTTAAACGGCGAAACGTTAAATTGGTGGAACGAGACAATTCGTAAAATCGTTTGTTCAATGGCGGGAATTCCCTCTTCAAACAGGATGACTACGGAGACTTTAAGGAATCTGAATTCTTCGATCGGTTTTCGGGAAGCCTCCTTCGAATACATCGATGAGTTCGTTTTTAACGGGTTCGCGGAATTTATTCGAAAGAATTTACATTCGAAAAATTCTAGATTTCCTAAGCAAGCGGTTAAACGATATAACGATTTCGCCGACTTTCTCCGTTCGGATCGAAGACGAAAGTTTTTTCGATATGCGATCTATAGTTTGAAAAAGCGGTAG